One part of the Ornithodoros turicata isolate Travis chromosome 2, ASM3712646v1, whole genome shotgun sequence genome encodes these proteins:
- the LOC135384880 gene encoding uncharacterized protein LOC135384880, protein MTAAAVAHAFVAGWIVRFGVPTTITTDRRRQFESRLFADPMKTLGIIRVRTTAYHPAANGMVERFQRQLKTSLRAHHSHRWTETLPMVLLGIRSALKTDLQCSSAELVEGATLRLPGEFLQSSSPRRCTGLPDAQQYAEALCNTMTKLRPVLHRTPPATHVFVSQDLKTCTHVFVRRDTLRKPPDPRYDGPYLVVKRNIKAYVVDVGRRHDIIAIDRLKPAYIEDPPPLATVTSSAPLHHPVLSAAPGDSTCTGQPTW, encoded by the coding sequence ATGACCGCAGCAGCCGTCGCTCACGCCTTCGTCGCCGGCTGGATAGTGCGTTTTGGCGTCCCCACCACCATCACTACAGATCGCCGACGTCAGTTCGAGTCTCGCCTATTCGCCGACCCCATGAAGACCCTAGGAATAATTCGAGTACGCACGACTGCCTACCACCCTGCAGCCAACGGGATGGTGGAACGTTTTCAACGCCAGTTGAAAACTTCTCTCCGCGCACACCACTCACATCGCTGGACCGAGACCTTGCCAATGGTCCTCCTTGGTATTCGGTCTGCACTGAAGACGGACCTCCAATGCTCGTCGGCCGAATTAGTGGAGGGCGCCACCCTACGTTTACCCGGCGAATTCCTCCAAAGCTCTTCACCGCGACGCTGCACCGGTCTTCCTGACGCTCAGCAGTACGCCGAGGCCCTCTGTAACACAATGACCAAGCTACGCCCTGTACTCCACCGGACACCTCCTGCCACCCACGTTTTCGTCAGCCAAGACCTGAAGACGTGCACCCATGTCTTTGTGCGCCGCGATACCCTCCGCAAGCCCCCCGATCCTCGCTACGATGGCCCTTACCTCGTCGTCAAGCGTAACATAAAGGCATACGTCGTCGACGTCGGACGCCGTCACGACATCATCGCTATCGACCGGCTGAAGCCAGCCTATATCGAAGACCCACCGCCTCTGGCTACTGTGACCTCGTCAGCCCCTTTGCACCACCCGGTTCTCTCTGCAGCTCCAGGCGACTCCACGTGCACTGGTCAACCCACCTGGTGA